Proteins from a genomic interval of Luteolibacter sp. Y139:
- the mpl gene encoding UDP-N-acetylmuramate:L-alanyl-gamma-D-glutamyl-meso-diaminopimelate ligase — MSEKKHFHFTGVCGTAMGAVAVAMKRKGFTVTGSDTNVYPPMSDFLRGEGIEITEGYRAENLPANADVIVIGNAISRGNEEAEAALSRKLLYQSLPEVMKEHFLRGKRNYVVSGTHGKTTTSSMLAWLFISAGKDPGWMIGGLPKNLGRGANFTSSEFNVLEGDEYDTAFFDKRSKFLHYLPEVAVVNNIEFDHADIYSCLDEIKLTFRRLLNVVPRTGCAIINGDDPNCCEVAEKAPCPVKTVGLGEGNDTRITDVTYEADRSSFTLGGERYSLRMTGEFNIRNAAMATAAALFAGLTPDQVRTGLESFDGVARRQELRGEAGGVKVIDDFAHHPTAIKYAVGSLRQRYNGSKLWILFEPRSNTTRRAVFQKELAEALALADEAVISEIPDLHKFPENDRLNPDQLVIDILAHGGNGRYIHTVDEIVDTVTNEAQPGDVVAVLSNGGFGGIHKKLLERLG; from the coding sequence ATGTCTGAAAAGAAGCATTTCCATTTTACCGGCGTCTGCGGGACGGCGATGGGCGCCGTGGCAGTTGCGATGAAGCGCAAGGGATTCACAGTCACCGGCTCCGACACGAACGTCTATCCGCCGATGTCCGACTTCCTTCGTGGCGAGGGGATTGAGATCACCGAGGGCTATCGCGCGGAGAACTTGCCGGCGAATGCAGACGTGATCGTGATCGGCAATGCCATCAGCCGCGGCAACGAGGAGGCCGAGGCCGCGCTGTCCCGCAAGCTGCTCTATCAGTCCCTGCCGGAGGTGATGAAGGAGCACTTCCTGCGCGGGAAGCGGAACTACGTGGTGAGCGGCACCCACGGCAAGACGACCACCAGCTCGATGCTTGCGTGGCTGTTCATTTCGGCGGGAAAAGATCCCGGTTGGATGATCGGTGGCCTGCCGAAGAATCTCGGCCGCGGCGCGAATTTCACGAGCTCCGAGTTCAACGTGCTGGAGGGCGATGAATACGACACCGCCTTCTTCGACAAGCGCTCGAAGTTCCTCCACTACCTTCCGGAAGTGGCAGTGGTGAACAACATCGAGTTCGACCACGCCGACATCTACTCCTGTTTGGACGAGATCAAGCTGACCTTCCGCCGGCTGCTCAATGTGGTGCCGCGCACGGGCTGCGCGATTATCAATGGCGATGATCCGAATTGCTGTGAGGTGGCGGAGAAGGCGCCTTGCCCGGTGAAGACCGTGGGCCTCGGCGAGGGCAATGACACGCGAATCACGGACGTGACCTACGAGGCGGATCGTAGTTCCTTCACCCTCGGCGGCGAGCGCTACTCGCTGCGCATGACGGGCGAGTTCAATATCCGCAACGCGGCCATGGCGACTGCGGCGGCTTTGTTCGCCGGCCTAACACCCGATCAAGTTCGCACCGGGTTGGAGAGCTTCGATGGCGTTGCCCGTCGTCAGGAACTTCGCGGCGAGGCCGGCGGGGTGAAGGTGATCGACGACTTCGCCCATCACCCGACCGCGATCAAGTATGCCGTGGGCAGCCTGCGCCAGCGCTACAATGGCAGCAAGCTGTGGATCCTCTTCGAACCACGCTCTAACACCACGCGCCGCGCCGTTTTCCAAAAGGAGCTCGCCGAGGCGCTTGCCTTGGCGGACGAAGCCGTGATCTCCGAGATTCCAGATCTCCACAAGTTTCCCGAGAATGACCGGCTCAATCCCGACCAACTAGTGATCGACATCCTCGCGCACGGCGGGAACGGCCGTTACATCCATACGGTGGACGAGATCGTCGATACCGTCACCAACGAGGCACAGCCCGGCGACGTGGTGGCGGTGCTCAGCAACGGCGGCTTCGGAGGGATCCACAAGAAGCTGCTGGAGCGGCTGGGGTAA
- a CDS encoding oxidoreductase — protein MNSPDPTSSTASPLLGGNFTFPNTTLTVHRVGYGAMQLAGPGVFGPPRDHQAALAVLRRAVELGVNHIDTSDFYGPHVTNKLIREALHPYPENLVIVTKVGCERPADGSWQMARSREQLIEQVHGNLRNLGVDALDIVNMRMGGLEAPKDDPLEEQIAALADLKQQGLIKHIGLSHVTPWQLQQAQTMTEIVCVQNLYNLVNRADHAFIDSLAAQNIAYVPYFPLGGFSPIQSSGLNKIAESLGATPMQVALAWLLHRSPNILLIPGTSSVAHLEENLAAAEIDLSAKTLAELEAIAQG, from the coding sequence ATGAATTCCCCTGACCCCACTTCGTCCACAGCTTCACCCCTTCTCGGAGGGAACTTCACCTTCCCGAATACTACGCTGACCGTCCATCGCGTCGGCTACGGGGCCATGCAGCTCGCTGGACCCGGAGTCTTCGGTCCGCCCCGCGATCATCAGGCCGCCCTCGCCGTGCTCAGGCGCGCCGTGGAGTTGGGCGTGAACCACATCGACACCTCTGACTTCTACGGCCCGCACGTCACCAACAAGCTGATCCGCGAGGCGCTCCATCCCTACCCGGAGAATCTCGTGATCGTCACGAAAGTCGGCTGCGAACGTCCTGCCGATGGCTCATGGCAGATGGCGCGCTCCCGCGAGCAATTGATCGAGCAAGTCCACGGCAACCTCCGCAATCTCGGCGTCGACGCACTCGACATCGTCAACATGCGCATGGGCGGACTTGAGGCTCCGAAGGATGATCCGCTCGAAGAACAGATCGCGGCGTTGGCGGACCTCAAGCAGCAAGGCCTGATCAAGCACATCGGCCTCAGTCACGTCACGCCATGGCAGTTGCAGCAGGCCCAGACGATGACCGAGATCGTCTGCGTCCAGAACCTCTACAATCTGGTCAATCGTGCCGACCACGCCTTCATCGACAGCTTGGCCGCGCAAAACATCGCCTACGTGCCCTACTTCCCCTTGGGCGGATTCTCCCCCATCCAGTCCTCGGGGCTGAACAAGATTGCGGAATCGCTCGGTGCCACGCCGATGCAGGTGGCACTCGCCTGGCTGCTGCACCGGTCGCCAAACATCCTGCTCATCCCTGGCACCTCCTCCGTGGCGCACTTGGAAGAAAACCTCGCGGCAGCTGAGATTGACCTCTCAGCAAAGACCTTGGCCGAGCTGGAAGCGATCGCCCAAGGATAG
- a CDS encoding TetR/AcrR family transcriptional regulator, translated as MSDELPLPERILDAAEVMLRRHGAEKANVVDIARLMEMSHGNIYRHFPSKKAILDAVAVRWLQAVSSPLQKIANESERSASERLEAWFHTLRAAKRRKVLDDPELFRVYHGIAMQMRAVADEHVATLHSQLEGMIADGIARGEFSRELDAKAAARAFMQATMAFHHPLMLMQNCPTDEEAHTAIGIILNGLKAGR; from the coding sequence ATGTCCGACGAACTGCCCCTGCCTGAACGCATTCTCGACGCTGCCGAGGTCATGCTGCGCCGCCATGGCGCGGAGAAAGCGAACGTGGTGGACATCGCCCGCCTGATGGAGATGAGCCACGGCAACATCTACCGGCACTTCCCGAGCAAAAAGGCGATCCTGGACGCGGTTGCCGTTCGCTGGCTGCAGGCGGTTTCTTCGCCGCTGCAGAAGATCGCCAACGAGAGCGAGCGGTCTGCGTCAGAGCGGCTTGAGGCTTGGTTTCATACCCTCCGCGCTGCCAAGCGTCGCAAGGTGTTGGATGATCCGGAGTTATTTCGCGTCTACCACGGGATCGCCATGCAGATGCGGGCCGTCGCGGACGAGCACGTGGCGACCCTGCATTCCCAACTCGAAGGCATGATCGCGGATGGCATCGCGCGGGGAGAATTCTCCCGCGAACTGGATGCCAAAGCAGCTGCGCGAGCTTTCATGCAGGCGACCATGGCGTTTCATCATCCGCTGATGCTGATGCAGAACTGTCCCACGGACGAGGAGGCTCACACGGCCATCGGGATCATCCTGAATGGCTTGAAAGCAGGACGATAA